A genomic segment from Agelaius phoeniceus isolate bAgePho1 chromosome 2, bAgePho1.hap1, whole genome shotgun sequence encodes:
- the RIMKLB gene encoding beta-citrylglutamate synthase B isoform X2 has translation MLGTKGLRVKGELITAYPQVVVVRVPTPWVQSDSDITVLRHLEKMGCRLMNRPQAILNCVNKFWTFQELAGHGVPLPDTFSYGGHENFSKMIDEAEVLEFPMVVKNTRGHRGKAVFLARDKHHLADLSHLIRHDAPYLFQKYVKESHGKDVRVIVVGGRVVGTMLRCSTDGRMQSNCSLGGVGMMCSLSEQGKQLAVQVSNILGMDVCGIDLLMKDDGSFYVCEANANVGFIAFDKACNLDVAGIIADYAASLLAPGRLTRRMSLLSVVSTASETSEPELGPPAGAAVDNMSASSSSVDSDPETTERELLTKLPGALFNMNQLLANEIKLLVE, from the exons GTCTCCGGGTGAAAGGGGAGCTCATTACTGCTTACCCACAAGTGGTGGTTGTGCGTGTTCCCACACCTTGGGTCCAGAGTGACAGCGACATCACAGTCCTTCGCCACCTAGAGAAGATGGGCTGTCGATTGATGAATCGTCCTCAAGCCATCCTCAACTGTGTCAACAAGTTCTGGACGTTTCAAGAACTTGCTGGCCATGGTGTGCCTCTTCCAGACACTTTTTCATATG GTGGTCATGAGAATTTTTCCAAAATGATTGATGAGGCGGAAGTGCTGGAGTTCCCTATGGTGGTGAAGAACACGCGGGGTCATCGAG GTAAAGCTGTGTTCCTGGCACGAGACAAGCACCATTTGGCAGACCTAAGCCATTTGATCCGTCACGATGCCCCGTACTTGTTTCAAAAATACGTTAAGGAGTCCCATGGCAAGGATGTGCGCGTCATCGTAGTGGGAGGCCGTGTGGTGGGCACCATGCTCCGCTGCTCGACAGATGGGAGGATGCAGAGTAACTGCTCACTTG gtGGTGTAGGAATGATGTGCTCGCTGAGCGAACAAGGCAAGCAGTTGGCAGTCCAAGTGTCAAACATCCTGGGGATGGATGTGTGCGGCATTGACCTGCTGATGAAGGACGACGGCTCATTCTACGTCTGCGAGGCCAATGCAAATGTAGGTTTCATTGCCTTTGACAAGGCTTGTAATTTAGACGTAGCTGGTATCATAGCGGACTATGCCGCTTCCCTGCTGGCCCCCGGCCGCTTGACGCGGCGCATGTCCTTGCTCTCCGTGGTGTCCACGGCCAGCGAGACTAGCgagccagagctgggccctccAGCTGGGGCCGCTGTCGACAACATGAGTGCTAGCTCCAGCTCTGTCGACAGCGACCCTGAGACCACGGAGAGAGAGTTGCTCACCAAGCTCCCGGGGGCTCTCTTCAACATGAACCAGCTACTAGCCAATGAGATCAAGCTCCTTGTGGAGTGA